A section of the Festucalex cinctus isolate MCC-2025b chromosome 7, RoL_Fcin_1.0, whole genome shotgun sequence genome encodes:
- the sult2st3 gene encoding sulfotransferase family 2, cytosolic sulfotransferase 3 isoform X2, translated as MSWPSYIKYHGLALPPGAHSEESLEYAENFSVEDTDVFSVTYPKSGTIWMQEILPLVLNGGDLTPIQTIPNWDRVPWLEEKRLKVVVDQLVSPRALVTHFPYQLMPQSLFSSKAKVIYVMRNPKDVIVSSYYFHQMATFLEDPGTWDEFIDKFLEGKVMFGKWTDHVKSWRHTELGDRIMYITYEQMIQDLPEAVRLISKFLGKNLSDEVIEKIANHCSFKSMQSNIMSNFSLVPKMYMDSDKSQFLRKGVVGDWKNHFSSKQLSHFSSVIYKELERENFTLPWSLDGAADVANVDA; from the exons ATGTCTTGGCCCAGCTACATCAAGTACCACGGCCTGGCCCTGCCACCCGGCGCTCACTCCGAGGAGAGCTTGGAATATGCCGAAAACTTTTCTGTGGAGGACACCGATGTGTTTTCTGTGACATATCCCAAATCAG GTACAATCTGGATGCAGGAGATCCTCCCGCTGGTGCTGAATGGTGGGGACTTGACCCCCATCCAAACCATTCCAAACTGGGATCGAGTTCCCTGGCTGGAGGAGAAAAGATTAAAAGTAGTTGTGGATCAGTTGGTTTCTCCACGAGCGCTGGTCACACATTTTCCTTACCAACTCATGCCACAGTCCCTTTTCTCCTCAAAAGCCAAG GTGATCTATGTAATGAGGAACCCCAAGGATGTCATTGTGTCTTCCTATTACTTCCACCAGATGGCCACTTTCCTTGAAGACCCTGGAACCTGGGATGAGTTTATTGACAAATTCCTGGAAGGAAAAG TGATGTTTGGCAAATGGACTGACCATGTCAAGAGCTGGAGGCACACAGAGTTGGGAGACAGAATCATGTATATCACATATGAACAGATGAttcag GACCTTCCTGAAGCTGTACGTCTTATTTCCAAATTCCTGGGAAAGAACCTGAGTGACGAAGTCATCGAGAAAATAGCCAACCATTGTTCTTTCAAGTCCATGCAGTCCAACATCATGTCCAACTTCAGTTTGGTCCCCAAGATGTACATGGACTCTGACAAGTCTCAGTTTCTGAGGAAAG GTGTTGTTGGAGACTGGAAAAATCATTTTAGCTCAAAGCAACTGTCCCACTTCTCTTCGGTCATTTACAAGGAGTTGGAGAGGGAGAACTTCACTCTGCCATGGAGTCTGGATGGTGCAGCAGATGTAGCAAACGTGGATGCATAA
- the sult2st3 gene encoding sulfotransferase family 2, cytosolic sulfotransferase 3 isoform X1 translates to MSIDEFYFVHHGLMLPKETHSQESLTYFAQEFTFKDDDAIAVTYPKSGTIWMQEILPLVLNGGDLTPIQTIPNWDRVPWLEEKRLKVVVDQLVSPRALVTHFPYQLMPQSLFSSKAKVIYVMRNPKDVIVSSYYFHQMATFLEDPGTWDEFIDKFLEGKVMFGKWTDHVKSWRHTELGDRIMYITYEQMIQDLPEAVRLISKFLGKNLSDEVIEKIANHCSFKSMQSNIMSNFSLVPKMYMDSDKSQFLRKGVVGDWKNHFSSKQLSHFSSVIYKELERENFTLPWSLDGAADVANVDA, encoded by the exons ATGTCTAtagatgagttttattttgtgcaCCATGGACTTATGTTGCCAAAGGAAACCCACTCTCAAGAAAGCCTGAcatattttgcacaggaattcaCGTTTAAAGATGATGACGCCATTGCTGTCACGTATCCAAAGTCAG GTACAATCTGGATGCAGGAGATCCTCCCGCTGGTGCTGAATGGTGGGGACTTGACCCCCATCCAAACCATTCCAAACTGGGATCGAGTTCCCTGGCTGGAGGAGAAAAGATTAAAAGTAGTTGTGGATCAGTTGGTTTCTCCACGAGCGCTGGTCACACATTTTCCTTACCAACTCATGCCACAGTCCCTTTTCTCCTCAAAAGCCAAG GTGATCTATGTAATGAGGAACCCCAAGGATGTCATTGTGTCTTCCTATTACTTCCACCAGATGGCCACTTTCCTTGAAGACCCTGGAACCTGGGATGAGTTTATTGACAAATTCCTGGAAGGAAAAG TGATGTTTGGCAAATGGACTGACCATGTCAAGAGCTGGAGGCACACAGAGTTGGGAGACAGAATCATGTATATCACATATGAACAGATGAttcag GACCTTCCTGAAGCTGTACGTCTTATTTCCAAATTCCTGGGAAAGAACCTGAGTGACGAAGTCATCGAGAAAATAGCCAACCATTGTTCTTTCAAGTCCATGCAGTCCAACATCATGTCCAACTTCAGTTTGGTCCCCAAGATGTACATGGACTCTGACAAGTCTCAGTTTCTGAGGAAAG GTGTTGTTGGAGACTGGAAAAATCATTTTAGCTCAAAGCAACTGTCCCACTTCTCTTCGGTCATTTACAAGGAGTTGGAGAGGGAGAACTTCACTCTGCCATGGAGTCTGGATGGTGCAGCAGATGTAGCAAACGTGGATGCATAA